The following are encoded in a window of Arthrobacter sp. OAP107 genomic DNA:
- a CDS encoding DNA repair helicase XPB, translating into MNDGPLIVQSDKTILLEVDHEQATEARHAIAAFAELERAPEHMHSYRLTPLGLWNARAAGLDAEKVLDTLLTYSRFPVPHSLLIDIEETMSRYGRLRLEKDPQHGLVMRTSDYPVLEEVSRAKKIQPLLGPRIDAETVVVHSSQRGQLKQLLLKIGWPAEDLAGYVDGTPHPIMLNESGWTLRPYQRLATENFWAGGSGVVVLPCGAGKTLVGAAAMATSSTTTLILVTNTVSARQWKDELLRRTSLTEDEIGEYSGAVKEVRPVTIATYQVLTTKRGGLYPHLELVDGHDWGLIIYDEVHLLPAPIFRMTADLQARRRLGLTATLVREDGREGEVFSLIGPKRYDAPWKDIEAQGYIAPADCVEVRVDLPKDERVAYAMAEDADKYRLCATSETKTLVAEQLVEHHRGEQVLVIGQYIDQLDELGERLDAPVIKGDTSVRARQKLFDAFRAGEIQTLVVSKVANFSIDLPEASVAIQVSGSFGSRQEEAQRLGRLLRPKQDGRSARFYSLVARDTLDQDFAAKRQRFLAEQGYAYRIMDAKDVESC; encoded by the coding sequence GTGAACGACGGCCCCCTGATTGTCCAGAGTGACAAAACCATCCTCCTCGAAGTGGACCACGAACAGGCCACGGAGGCACGGCACGCCATCGCGGCCTTCGCCGAGCTGGAACGCGCTCCCGAGCACATGCACAGCTACAGGCTCACCCCGCTGGGGCTCTGGAACGCCCGGGCCGCGGGGCTCGACGCCGAGAAGGTGCTGGACACGCTGCTCACCTATTCCCGGTTCCCGGTTCCGCACTCGCTGTTGATCGACATCGAAGAAACCATGTCCCGGTACGGCCGGCTCCGGCTGGAGAAAGACCCCCAGCACGGGCTGGTCATGCGCACCAGCGACTATCCGGTGCTGGAGGAGGTCAGCAGGGCCAAGAAGATCCAGCCGCTGCTGGGCCCGCGGATCGATGCCGAGACGGTGGTGGTCCATTCCTCCCAGCGCGGCCAGCTGAAGCAGCTGCTGCTGAAGATCGGCTGGCCGGCGGAGGACCTGGCCGGCTATGTCGACGGCACACCGCACCCCATCATGCTCAACGAATCGGGCTGGACCCTGCGGCCGTACCAGCGGCTGGCCACGGAGAATTTTTGGGCCGGCGGCAGCGGCGTCGTCGTGCTCCCCTGCGGCGCCGGAAAGACGCTCGTGGGCGCCGCGGCGATGGCCACGAGTTCCACCACAACGCTGATCCTCGTCACCAACACGGTCTCGGCGCGGCAGTGGAAGGACGAGTTGCTCCGGCGGACCTCGCTGACCGAAGACGAGATCGGCGAGTATTCGGGCGCCGTCAAGGAAGTCCGCCCGGTGACCATCGCCACCTACCAGGTCCTCACCACCAAACGCGGCGGCCTGTACCCGCACCTTGAGCTCGTGGACGGGCACGACTGGGGCCTGATCATCTATGACGAGGTTCATCTGCTGCCGGCCCCGATCTTCCGGATGACGGCGGACCTGCAGGCGCGGCGGCGGCTCGGCCTTACGGCAACCCTGGTGCGTGAAGACGGGCGGGAAGGCGAGGTCTTCAGTCTCATCGGCCCCAAGCGCTATGACGCGCCGTGGAAGGATATCGAGGCCCAGGGCTACATCGCGCCTGCCGACTGCGTGGAGGTCCGCGTGGACCTTCCCAAGGACGAGCGCGTGGCCTATGCCATGGCCGAGGATGCGGACAAGTACCGGCTGTGCGCCACCTCCGAGACAAAGACCCTCGTGGCCGAACAGCTGGTGGAACACCACCGCGGCGAGCAGGTCCTGGTGATCGGGCAGTACATCGATCAGCTCGATGAACTCGGCGAGCGGCTGGACGCACCGGTCATCAAGGGAGACACCTCGGTCAGGGCCCGCCAGAAGCTCTTTGACGCCTTCCGCGCCGGGGAGATCCAGACGCTGGTGGTGTCCAAGGTGGCCAACTTCTCCATCGACCTGCCGGAGGCCTCCGTGGCCATCCAGGTCTCCGGCTCCTTCGGGTCGCGCCAGGAGGAGGCCCAGCGGCTCGGCCGGCTGCTGCGGCCCAAGCAGGACGGGCGGTCGGCGCGCTTTTACTCGCTCGTTGCCCGCGACACCCTCGACCAGGATTTCGCGGCCAAGCGCCAGCGTTTCCTGGCCGAGCAGGGCTACGCCTACCGCATCATGGACGCAAAGGACGTCGAATCCTGCTGA
- a CDS encoding response regulator transcription factor, with the protein MKKNSAEAKLLVVDDEPNIRELLSTSLRFAGFEVVSAGNGREALAAVEAHAPDLAVLDVMLPDMDGFTVTRRLRAAGKHFPVLFLTAKDDTEDKVTGLTVGGDDYVTKPFSLDEVVARIRAVLRRTQPLLEDDEAVIRVDDLELDDDAHEVRRGGKVIELSPTEFKLLRYLMLNPNRVLSKAQILDHVWEYDFNGDASIVESYISYLRRKVDIDPDAPALIQTKRGVGYVLRTAEKR; encoded by the coding sequence ATGAAAAAGAACAGCGCCGAAGCGAAGCTCCTCGTGGTTGATGATGAACCGAACATCCGCGAGCTGCTCTCGACGTCCTTGCGCTTCGCCGGCTTTGAAGTGGTGTCTGCGGGCAACGGACGGGAGGCGCTGGCCGCCGTCGAGGCGCACGCGCCCGACCTCGCGGTGCTGGACGTCATGCTTCCGGACATGGACGGCTTCACCGTCACGCGCCGGCTGCGCGCGGCAGGCAAGCATTTCCCGGTCCTCTTCCTGACCGCCAAGGATGACACCGAGGACAAGGTCACCGGGCTGACGGTGGGCGGGGACGACTACGTCACCAAGCCCTTCAGCCTTGATGAGGTGGTGGCCCGCATCCGGGCCGTGCTCCGCAGGACGCAGCCGCTGCTGGAGGATGACGAGGCCGTCATCCGGGTGGATGACCTGGAGCTCGACGACGACGCCCACGAGGTGCGCCGCGGCGGCAAGGTGATCGAGCTGTCCCCCACCGAGTTCAAGCTGCTGCGGTACCTGATGCTCAACCCGAACCGGGTCCTGTCCAAGGCGCAGATCCTGGACCACGTCTGGGAATACGACTTCAACGGTGACGCGTCCATCGTCGAGTCCTACATTTCCTACCTGCGGCGCAAGGTGGACATCGACCCCGATGCGCCGGCCCTGATCCAGACCAAGCGCGGCGTCGGCTACGTGCTGCGGACAGCAGAAAAGCGCTGA
- a CDS encoding HAMP domain-containing sensor histidine kinase: MMALLLMALAVTGVVALTLLRGYLEGQVDDKLRAAVAAAQSQRSISPIANPAVPTDYAVTLYYPGTQRDPIDDKLARPDISSISVEEARERDFVPYQVRGTDGKNWRVVAVPVVVGSEQQRAVVVIGLPLSPVEEVLRHISLVGVGVGALAIILAFFIANWTVTRSFRPLARVEKTAAAIAAGDLSRRVDVENPSTEVGRLGRSLNAMLAHIEAAFAARMASEDRMRRFAADASHELRTPLVTIRGYSELYRHGALQSPEDVASAMGRIESEAKRMGSMVEDLLLLARLDEQRPLQRKPIDLQLLAHDAVVDTQASERNRSITLTGLHNGSAEPAPVLGDEAKLRQVIGNLVGNALRYTPAGTPIELAVGVRRADDGSAMSVLEVRDHGPGISDTEAPKVFERFYRADTSRTRETGGSGLGLAIVAAIVGSHGGSVRVDGTDGGGATLVVSLPLREDSPEAGGPDADAPAVDGIGTFSDSVSGERAAGGNHLST; the protein is encoded by the coding sequence ATGATGGCCCTCCTGCTAATGGCCCTGGCCGTGACCGGCGTGGTTGCCCTGACGCTGCTGCGCGGCTACCTCGAGGGCCAGGTGGACGACAAGCTCCGGGCCGCCGTCGCCGCCGCCCAGTCGCAGCGTTCCATCTCCCCCATCGCCAACCCGGCGGTGCCCACGGACTATGCGGTGACGCTCTACTATCCGGGAACGCAGCGGGACCCCATCGACGACAAGCTGGCCCGGCCCGACATTTCGTCGATCTCCGTCGAGGAGGCCCGGGAACGTGATTTCGTTCCCTACCAGGTGCGTGGCACCGATGGTAAGAACTGGCGCGTGGTGGCTGTTCCCGTCGTCGTGGGCAGCGAACAGCAGCGCGCGGTGGTGGTCATCGGACTGCCGCTGTCCCCGGTGGAGGAGGTACTGCGCCACATCAGCCTGGTTGGGGTAGGAGTAGGAGCGCTGGCGATCATCCTCGCCTTCTTCATCGCCAACTGGACCGTAACCAGATCCTTCCGGCCGCTGGCCAGGGTGGAGAAAACCGCCGCCGCCATCGCCGCCGGGGACCTCTCCCGCCGCGTCGATGTGGAGAACCCTTCCACGGAGGTAGGCCGCCTCGGCCGGTCCCTGAACGCCATGCTCGCGCACATCGAAGCCGCATTCGCTGCCCGGATGGCGTCCGAGGACCGGATGCGCCGGTTTGCCGCGGACGCCTCGCACGAGCTGCGCACCCCCTTGGTCACCATCCGGGGCTACTCGGAGCTGTATCGGCACGGCGCGCTGCAGTCACCGGAGGACGTGGCCAGCGCCATGGGCCGGATCGAGAGCGAGGCCAAGCGGATGGGCTCCATGGTGGAGGACCTGCTGCTGCTGGCACGGCTCGACGAGCAGCGGCCGCTGCAGCGCAAGCCCATCGACCTGCAGCTGCTCGCCCACGACGCGGTGGTGGACACCCAGGCCAGCGAACGGAACCGCAGCATCACCCTGACCGGCCTGCACAACGGCAGTGCCGAACCGGCGCCCGTGCTCGGCGACGAAGCGAAGCTGCGCCAGGTCATCGGCAACCTGGTGGGCAACGCGCTGCGCTACACTCCTGCGGGAACACCCATCGAGCTGGCCGTGGGCGTCCGGCGGGCCGACGACGGTTCCGCCATGTCCGTCCTCGAAGTCCGGGACCACGGCCCCGGGATCTCCGACACCGAGGCACCCAAGGTGTTTGAACGCTTCTACCGGGCCGATACGTCACGCACCCGGGAGACGGGCGGCAGCGGGCTGGGTCTGGCGATTGTGGCCGCCATTGTCGGCTCGCACGGCGGCTCCGTCCGGGTGGACGGGACCGACGGCGGCGGCGCAACCCTCGTGGTCAGCCTCCCCCTCCGCGAGGACTCGCCGGAGGCTGGCGGCCCTGATGCGGACGCCCCGGCGGTGGATGGCATCGGGACGTTCTCGGACAGTGTTTCCGGGGAACGTGCTGCGGGCGGGAATCACTTATCCACATAG
- a CDS encoding WXG100 family type VII secretion target — protein sequence MSIISVDTDLLQVKSANVKATVDRISADVRAMKHGLDELQATWRGSAATNFQALVAEWTLTQGKVEASLASINLALSSAADTYAQAEQGNAQRFS from the coding sequence ATGAGCATCATTTCCGTCGATACCGACCTCCTGCAGGTGAAATCAGCCAACGTCAAGGCGACCGTTGACAGGATCAGCGCCGACGTCCGGGCGATGAAGCACGGCTTGGACGAACTGCAGGCCACGTGGCGCGGTTCGGCTGCCACCAACTTCCAGGCGCTCGTGGCCGAGTGGACGCTGACGCAGGGCAAGGTCGAGGCATCTCTCGCCTCCATCAACTTGGCCCTGTCGTCGGCCGCTGACACCTATGCCCAGGCGGAGCAGGGCAACGCCCAGCGTTTCAGCTGA
- a CDS encoding ribonuclease HI family protein: MTITAAADGSALGNPGPAGWAWYVNDDCWRAGGWPHGTNNQGELMAVLDLFRSTAHLPDEDLHILCDSQYVINSVTKWMPGWKRKGWRKADGKPVLNVDILKDIDRELAGRKYRFEWVKGHAGHELNEAADERARAVATAYQQGVAARSGPGFPNAEPAPGRRAVKEGRGQGGIPSLFEPEAPVEPATLVEPETPVEPKTPASRFESGSPALFGDEPDLFSEPDLFSELGAGDLGDEAFAELPAGATPEEIVEALERELLRPDVRSDIGRTGQLLHPDFTEIGTAGRLWTRDAMMMSLEESPGGPVDLDVLSADRIGTDTVLLTYRSYSRAGSALRSSLWVLDGDQWRLRFHQGTPEA, encoded by the coding sequence GTGACGATTACTGCAGCAGCCGACGGTTCGGCATTGGGAAACCCGGGTCCCGCAGGGTGGGCCTGGTACGTGAACGACGACTGCTGGCGGGCCGGCGGCTGGCCGCACGGCACCAACAACCAGGGTGAGCTGATGGCCGTCCTGGACCTCTTCCGCTCCACCGCGCACCTCCCCGACGAGGACCTGCACATCCTCTGCGACAGCCAGTACGTGATCAACTCGGTGACGAAATGGATGCCCGGCTGGAAGCGCAAGGGGTGGCGCAAGGCGGACGGCAAGCCCGTGCTGAACGTCGATATCCTCAAGGACATCGACCGGGAGCTCGCCGGGCGGAAGTACCGGTTCGAGTGGGTCAAAGGCCACGCCGGACACGAATTGAACGAGGCCGCCGACGAGCGCGCCAGGGCCGTGGCCACCGCCTACCAGCAGGGCGTTGCCGCCCGCTCGGGGCCCGGATTCCCCAACGCGGAACCAGCGCCCGGCCGGCGGGCGGTCAAGGAAGGCCGCGGCCAGGGCGGCATCCCTTCGCTGTTTGAACCTGAGGCTCCGGTTGAACCGGCAACATTGGTTGAACCGGAAACACCGGTTGAACCCAAAACACCGGCCAGCCGTTTCGAGTCCGGAAGCCCGGCTCTCTTCGGAGACGAACCCGATCTCTTCAGCGAACCTGATCTCTTCAGCGAACTGGGCGCCGGCGACCTTGGTGACGAGGCGTTTGCCGAACTCCCGGCCGGTGCCACGCCCGAAGAGATTGTGGAGGCCCTGGAACGGGAACTCCTCCGTCCGGACGTCCGCAGCGATATCGGGCGCACAGGACAGCTCCTGCACCCGGACTTCACGGAAATCGGCACCGCCGGCCGGCTCTGGACCCGCGACGCCATGATGATGTCCCTCGAGGAAAGCCCGGGCGGTCCTGTCGACCTGGACGTGCTCAGTGCCGACCGGATCGGCACGGACACAGTCCTGCTGACCTACCGCAGCTACTCCCGCGCCGGCTCAGCCCTGCGGAGCTCCCTGTGGGTCCTGGACGGCGACCAGTGGCGCCTGCGGTTCCACCAGGGCACGCCCGAAGCCTGA